TGCTCAATAACGGCCCTGCCGCACAAGACGCGCAGCAGCCGGAAGCGTCCAAGCCGGCCGAAGAAGGCCCGTCGTTTACCGAGTTCACCCTCAATACCTGAGCGATTCGGGGGTCTGGTCCTGCGGACCTGACCCCATTTTCACCCGCCCTGCATATCCCATAGTTTTGCCCGCCTAAACGATATATTTCGATCAATGATTTAAATATAATCTTGATTTTTTACACATATACTTGAGCGACCGCTCGGCCAGACGCGCACCTCCGTCGACGAGACAACTTGTTTCTCCTCGGGAGGTTGCATGTTCGGATCCGGCGTTCTCGATACCGTCATCGGCGTCATTTTTGTCTTCCTGCTGGTGAGCCTCCTGGTCACGACAGGCAACGAACTTCTCGCCGCCGTCATCCGTTCCCGCGCCAAATGGCTCGAATACGGCATTCACCGGCTGATCGGATCGGACTGGGCGAAACAGTTGTACGAGCATCCGCTGATCGAAGGGTCGACTCAGGACTACAAAGCCAGTGCGGCCGGCGTCCGCCCCCTGTTCGGCACGGGCCCCTCCTACATCCCGTCGCGCGTGTTCGCCAACATTCTCATGGAACTGGTGCACGGCGCCGACAACGCACTGCGTCGAACCGAGGCGGCGTTGCAACAGTCTCTCGATATGGCCACCACAGGCGCCGCCGCGGTGGCCGACATCAAGCTCGCGGTGGACCAGATGGCAACCTCCCTGCCCACCTTCCTTCCGCCAAAGGCCGCGGCTGCCATAAAGAAAGACCTGGAGCAGCTGTCGGCCATCCTCGGCCGCAACGACGCTGGGCGACTTGCCGGCTGGCTGGGCGAACTGGAGGGCCGGACGCGCGCTGTTACCGATCCGACGCTGGCCGCGACGAAGGCGGCCCTCTCCGACCTGGTGGTAGGCGCAAAGAACGGCAATTTGGGCATGGCGAAAATTCGCCAGGCGACCGTGGACGCCATCGCCGCGGTGCCTCCCGGCGCAGTGGGGGAAATGCTCAAGGCGGACTTGAACATGGTGCTGACCCGGCTCGACGCCGGATACACCGTAGCCGATGCGGCAGCCGACGTGCAGCGCTTCATTCGCAGCATCCCGGCGGGTTATGTTCGCCACCTGATCGAAGAACTCAAAAATGACAAGATGCGCCAGACTCTGCTCCTGCTGTTCGACGATGCCGCCAACGACGTCGAGAAATTCAAGCAGAACATCGAAGTCTGGTTCAACAATGCGATGGACCGCGTCGGAGGCTGGTACAAGCGGCGCGCGCAGGGAGTCACGTTCGGCATCAGCCTGTTGGTGGTAGTGCTGATGAATGTCGATGCGCTGCTGATTGTCCGCTACCTCGACGCCAACTCCGGGGTTCGAAACGGACTGGTCGCGCAGGCCCAGGCGTTTGTCGACGCCAAAGCCAAAGAGCCGGCGGCGCAGAAAGAAGTGACGGCGGGCGGCGAGCCAGTCAAGGGCACACTCACCTTTGCATCGCCAGCGGAGAAGGAAGTCGACGTCGTTTTTTCCACCACCGCACCGGGCGGCGTATTCACGCCGAAATCGGTCACGGTCAAGCCGGGCGCCACGAGCGTCGACTACACGCTCGCTACGGACATACTCGACCGTCCCGTGAAAGCGGTGATCGAAGGTAAAGCCGATGGGCTGGCGATCGCGCCCGTCACTGTCGATCTCCGGGAAAGCTATCCAGCGCAGCTAAAACGCGTGCAGCAGCAGCTGATGGCGCTCAAGCTGCCAATCGGCTGGGTGCGCGAACCAGCAGCCCAGGCCGATCAGGAAATGCGCCTTGGTATTCCGGATTGGGACAAGAATTTCTTCGACACGGTGTGGTATCACCTGCTCGGCTGGCTGATCACCGCGATCGCGGCCACGCTGGGCGCGCCGTTCTGGTTCGACATGCTTAACAAAGTCATGTCGATTCGCTCCGCCGGCAAGGCGCCAGAAGAAATGCCGAAGTCGCCGGAGGTGGTGCAGGCGCCAATGGCGCCCGGCCAGTCGGCAGCCGAAGCGAGTCGCATGGCCGCCTTATTCAAAAAGTGAAGCCACGCCATCGCGCGCTGGGCGAATCAGTCTCCCGATTCGCTCAGTTCGGCGATGCGCCGCTTGACGTCCTCCACCCGCTCGCCGACCTCGTTGATCACCCTGGCGAGCAGCGCGCGCGACACGTCGAGCTCCTTCGTCCAGTACGCCAGCTCAGACTCGACGAGTACGTTGATCCGGTCATCGGGCTGCGCGCCCGGCTCCAATGGATTGCCGCTCATGATTCCTCCGATATTCGTGAAACCATAGTCTCGCACTTTGGCCGGTTCGGTGACGCACTGGCGGTGAAGCTCAAGCGGCCGATCAGGGCTTGAGCGTTCCCTCGATCGAATCGTCGAGGGTCTTGCCAATCACGGCGCCCACCAGGATCTTGGCGCCGGCCACCGCGTTGCCGTGCTTGTTGTCCCAATAGTAGGCGCTGGTCGGCGTGACCTTGATCGCGGTGATGCGCGGGTCGTCCTCACCCTCGGTGAACCAGGTCTTCAGCACGAAGTTCCACAGCGCCTTGATGCGCGCCGGGTCGCGCGTGATGGTGGCGGTGCCCTTCACGCTGAGGAAGCCGGAGTGCGCCGATCCGCGGAAATACAGCTGTACCGCCGGGTCGCGCCCGATCGCCAGGTTCTTGTGGCTGTCCGACGCGCTGAGGAACCACAGGTCGCCATTGTCGTCGACCTCGCGCACGCTCATCGGGCGCGCGCCGCCGGTCTCGCTCCCCGTGTCGGCGGTGCAGAAAAAACAGGTGTCGGCGTCCTCGACCAGCTTTTTCAGCTTCTCGACCGCGTCCTTGCCGGCGAGGTCCTGGTGATTGTGTTCGGGCTGCTGTTTGTTGATCGAATCCATGGCATCTCCTGTCGTTTTTGTCCTGAACAAAATAGACTTCATGATACTTTCGGCGGCGCGCGCCGAATGTTGGATACCTAACAGAATGTGCTACGCTAGGCCTGTGTGTTTGCGCAGCGGAGTTTGCGATGAGCATCGAACTCGATCACTTCATAGTGCCTTGCAAAAACCAGGTCGAATCCGCCCGGCGGCTGGCCGAACTGCTCGGCGTGCCCTGGGAAAAATCCACCCTGGGCGGCTTCTCCCCGGTCTACCTCAACGACGGCCTCACCCTCGACTTCCAGCAGACCAGCGAACCCTATCCGGTCGCGCACTATTGTTTCCGCGTCAGCCAGGCGCAATTCGACGCCATCCTGGCGCGCCTGCAGGGCGCCGGGATCGCGTATCGCAGCCGGGTCTCCGGGCCCGTGGACATGAAAAGCAACCAGGAATACGGGGGCGATATGGTGTACTGGAACGAACCCGACGGGCATCTGTGGGAAATGCTGACCGTCAGCTACGCTCGCAAGCCGTCATGAAGCCGCTCGCCGCCCTCCTGCTGGCCGCGCTGCTGGCCGGCTGCGCCAGTGCTCCGCCCACGCCGCCTGCGCCTTCCGACATGTTCAGCGACGCCACGTTCGGCAAGCCGGGCGATCATGTCGGCGCCGCCGACCTGTTTACAATGACGCCCGCGATGCGCGCCTACCTGGCAAGCGCCGCCTTCCACGCCGAAATCCGCAACAAGGGGGCCGAGCAGGGACTGGTCGACGCGCTCTACCAAAAGGGCGAACTGAAAATCGAATACGACTCGGCGAAGACGCGCAACGCCGCCGAAACATTCGAAGCGCGCGCCGGTAACTGCCTGTCGCTGGTGATCATGACCGCCGCGTTCGCGAACGAGCTTGGCCTGAAAGTCAATTTCCAGAGTGTGCTGGTGGGCGACACGTGGCGCCGCAACGGCGGCCTCTACCTCGCCAGCAATCACGTCAACCTCACGCTCGCGGCGCGGCCCTCGAGCACCATTTCGGTCGGGCCGGAACGTTCGCTGACGGTCGATTTCCTGCCCTCCGAAACCGCGGCGGCGCTCGACACCCGTCCGCTGGACCAGAACGCCATCGCCGCAATGTACATGAACAACCGGGCGATCGAGGCGATGGTGCAGGACCAGCTCGACAACGCTTACTGGTGGGCGCGCGCGGCGGTGA
This window of the Massilia sp. R2A-15 genome carries:
- a CDS encoding DUF3606 domain-containing protein, which codes for MSGNPLEPGAQPDDRINVLVESELAYWTKELDVSRALLARVINEVGERVEDVKRRIAELSESGD
- a CDS encoding pyridoxamine 5'-phosphate oxidase family protein, with the translated sequence MDSINKQQPEHNHQDLAGKDAVEKLKKLVEDADTCFFCTADTGSETGGARPMSVREVDDNGDLWFLSASDSHKNLAIGRDPAVQLYFRGSAHSGFLSVKGTATITRDPARIKALWNFVLKTWFTEGEDDPRITAIKVTPTSAYYWDNKHGNAVAGAKILVGAVIGKTLDDSIEGTLKP
- a CDS encoding VOC family protein, producing the protein MSIELDHFIVPCKNQVESARRLAELLGVPWEKSTLGGFSPVYLNDGLTLDFQQTSEPYPVAHYCFRVSQAQFDAILARLQGAGIAYRSRVSGPVDMKSNQEYGGDMVYWNEPDGHLWEMLTVSYARKPS
- a CDS encoding tetratricopeptide repeat protein — encoded protein: MKPLAALLLAALLAGCASAPPTPPAPSDMFSDATFGKPGDHVGAADLFTMTPAMRAYLASAAFHAEIRNKGAEQGLVDALYQKGELKIEYDSAKTRNAAETFEARAGNCLSLVIMTAAFANELGLKVNFQSVLVGDTWRRNGGLYLASNHVNLTLAARPSSTISVGPERSLTVDFLPSETAAALDTRPLDQNAIAAMYMNNRAIEAMVQDQLDNAYWWARAAVTQNPAFISAYNTLAVVYQRHGDWQMAERAYRTALQREPENVVVMRNLAPLLAQMGKTDESQQMLKRAASIEPYPPFHFFNQGMSAMARHDYKAAQALFAREVRRAPYYDEFHFWLGVASLRLGDTARAREHIALAVENSTTSDTRTLYSAKLEHLRAQLPH